The uncultured Desulfatiglans sp. DNA window TCGTCGACAAGCTGAGACAGGCCGCCGAAGAGATCTCCGCCGACCTCGGCGGCGGCATGAACCCTTAAGAGGCCTGCCACGCAGACGGGAACACCTTTCCTTTTTTCTTGCATTTTTGCATTTAAAATGCAAAAATACTACCAAAAAAGAGGCGTGGCTGTTGAACCGATACATTCAAAGATCCCTGGAAGAGGCGCTTCGAAGAGCCGTCGACCAGTTTCCGGCGGTTGTCTTGACCGGGCCGCGTCAATCCGGCAAGACCACAACACTCAAGCATCTTTTCGGCGCCGAATACGGTTATGTCTCGGTAGAGCCTCCCGATATCAGGGCTTCAGCCGAGGAAGACCCGCGCGGTTTTCTGGAACTCCACCCGCCGCCGGTCATCTTCGACGAGATCCAGTACGCCCCCAGCCTCCTCCCCTACATCAAGGAGCGTATCGACAGCCGGCGTGAAAAACCCGGGCAATATCTCCTGACGGGTTCCCAAAACCTCCTGCTCGTTCAGAACGTAAGCGAGTCGCTCGCGGGCCGGGCCGCCGTGCTCCGCCTTCTGCCCCTGGCGGCTCGAGAAGCCTTCGGCCGGCCGTTCGCGCCTCTTCCCTGGGAAACCGAAGGCGTACAAGCCAACCCGATCAGCCTCTCATACCAGTCATTCTGGGAGGCCGCCCTGCGGGGAGCCTACCCCGAACTCGTCGCAAACCCGGAGAGGGACATCGGATTATGGCATTCGAGCTATGTGCAGACCTACCTGGAGCGGGATGTCCGTTCTCTCCGGCAGGTGGGGGATCTTACGCAGTTCCAATCCTTTCTGCGCGCGCTCGCCGCCAGGAGTGCGCAACTGCTCGGCCTGACCGACCTGGCCCGGGACCTCGGGGTGGCGGTCAATACGGTCAAGGCCTGGCTCTCGGTTCTCGAAGCCACCTACCAGATCATTATCCTGCGTCCTTATTTTGCGAATGTCGGGAAGCGGCTCGTGAAAACCCCCAAGGTCTATTTCACCGACCTGGGTCTGCTTTGCCACCTCACCGGCATCAGCGATGCGCGGCATGCATCCGCCGGACCCATGGCGGGGCCGATCATGGAGACTGCAGTCCTCACGGAAATCTACAAAACCATCACCCACCGGGGGCTCGATCCTCAGATCTATTTCTGGCGGACCTCCAGCGGTTCGGAAGTGGACATCGTTGTCGAGCATGCCGGGAAAATAGTTCCCATCGAAGTAAAGCTGACGGCGACGCCCCGTCCAGCCTCTGCCACCGCCATTCGGACGCTTCAGAACGACCTCGAAGACAAGGCCATGCCGGGCTATGTTATCCACCCAGGGGACGTCACCCTGCCCCTTGCCCCAAACGTCACCGCCATACCCTTTTGCGCGCTGTAAGTTTGGGCAGAGCCCTTCAGTGACTCGTACTCGGTGAGCGAGGAGAGCGCTAACAGACCGAAACCCAAAGGCGGGCCCCTGTGCCCGACCGGAGCCCGCAGCGGTATAGAATGAGTGCCATAAAGAAGACAAGGAGATGCGTGTGAAGCCGATTCGAGCCATGCTCCTGGACATGGAAGGGGTCCTGGTCCACGGCAGCCGCCTGGAGCCCTTTCCCGATGCGGGCGCCTTCATGGCCGCCCTCCGCAGCAAAGGCCTCCCCGTCCGCCTCGTCACCAACCACACGGTCCGCCCCCCTGCCGAGATCGCCCGGCGCCTCAGGGAGGCGGGCATCCCCCTCGCCGAAGACGAGATCCTTTCGCCCCTGTCGACCTGCCCCCAAATCCTCGAGACCAACGGGGCCAAAAGGCTCTTCGTGATGGGAACGGACGGGCTGAAGCGCTTTTTGGCCGCAGCGGGTTTCGAGATATCGGCAGACCCCCGGGTCGACGCCGTCGTCCTCGCGAAGGACCTGTCGATGGGCTTCAACGCCATCAAGACCGCCGCCACCGCCGTGAAGCGGCACGGCGCCCTCCTCTGCGCGCTGAACGACAACCGGTTGATCCTGGACGACGACGGGCTGGTCTTTCCCGGTCCCGGCGCGATGGCCGCCCTGTTCACCCACGCCTGCGGCTACCCAAAACCGGTCCTCCAATGCGGCAAGATGAGCCCCCTTTACAACGACATCCTCTTTCGAGACCTCGGCCTCGCACCCTCCTCGCTCGCCATCGTGAGCGACGACCTCGAGACCGACATCCGCGGCTACGCCGGACTCGGCCTCCAGACCATCCTCACAACCACCGGGAAATGCAGCCGGTCCGACGCCCGGGGCGGCCCGCCCCCCGATCTCGTCGTGGACAGCCTGACGGACCTCATGATTCAGCTGGGCTGGTAGCATTGGCGACCCATTCGTCACTGTCTGTCGCCCAGTCCGGCTGGTTGTGCGGATTTCCCGCCCGACTCGTTCACTGACAAGATAGCGCGCCCCCGGTCCGGGCGACCGGAAGCGCGCCTTCAGGGGGAAGCTCGATGGGTGCGGGTCTCTTAGAATCCCAACTCCGACCAGCGCGATTCGACCTTCTTGACCACGTCGGGGTCGAGCTTGATCGGGATGGGCTTTTCTTTCCAATCATAGGGGATGGTGGCATCCAGCAACAGCCGGCCGGTGATGTCCCGCTGGTCGATCGGCAGCGACGGATCGAGCGGGGTCGAGCGACCGCGCTTGATGACCTGGCAGCGGTTCGGCTGGAAGCGGAAGCTGAGGGCGTACAGGACACGGGGGATGTCCCAAGCGTCGATGTCCTCGTCTACGGCGATCACCGTCTTCAGGCCATAGGCCCCCATCTCGGTCGAGATCGCGGCGGTGAGGACCTGATCGGTGTGGCCGGGATACATCTGCTTGAGCGAGATGATGGCCAGGAACCTTCCTGCCGCCTCGGGCGGGCAGTAAACGGACTGGATGCCGGGAATCCGCATGTCCGAGAGCTGCTGCCACAGGGTCGCCCCGTAGGTCAGAGCCAGGGCCATGTGCGAGTCGGTGACGGCGCGCCCGACGGTGGTCGACATGAAGATGGGATTGGTCCGGTGGGTGACCGCCTTGACCTGAATGAAGTTGCGCGGATCGGTCCCCACACCGGAGTAGTATCCGGTGTACTCGCCGAACGGCCCTTCCGGGTAGAAGGCATCCGCGTCCACCTCCCCTTCCACGACGATCTCGGCCGTAGCCGGCACGAGGAGGTCGTTCGTCTCGCACTTGACGACCTCGATCGACTCGCCCCGGATGGAACCCGCCAGGTCGTACTCCGACTGGAAGGCCGACACCCGGGCCGCGCCCATCAGAAAGAGGAGCGGGTCGCAGCCGACGACCACCGCCACGGGCATGGGTTTTCCCAGGGCCTGGTACTTCTTGAGCATGATGTCGGCGTGCTTGCCCTTGATGAACTGCGTTCCGAGCTTGTCCTTTTCGAGGAGCTGCAGGCGGTAGGTGCCGAGGTTCACCCAGTCCGAATCGGGGTCCTTGGTGACGACAAAGTGGGCCGTGCCGAAGAAGCGCCCCCCGTCCCTCGGGTAGAACTTCGGCACCGGGAACTTGAAGAGGTCCACCTGGTCCCCCTCCATCTTGTTTTCCTTGCAGGGCCCCGTCGCGACGACCTTGGGCGGGATGCCCTTCTTGCCCTTCTCGACCCAGTGCCGCATGAGATCGACCAGGGTCGCGTCCTTGTTCATCCCCATGATCATGGCCAGCCGCTCGGTGGTCGTACAGGTGCTCATGAGGACCGGGGAGCTGTATCCTTTCACGTTCTCGAACAGGAGGGCCGGCCCCTTTTTCTCCTCGTTCAGCTTCGCGATGTGGGACATCTCGAGGTCCCAGTCCACCTCGGCCTCGATGCGCTTGAGAATTCCTTCCTTTTCACATGCCGCGATGAAATCCCTGACGTCCTTCATGTCTGCCTTCACCTCCTGGTTCTGGATAGAGTTCAAAAGGATCCCCTAGGGGATGCCGCCATGAAGAAGGGCGCTTCAGGGCTCGTTTCGACCCCCTGCGGCCCGGTCTTCGAAACGCCATGTGTGCGGGCATGCTCAGCTTAGAAAAAAGTCTTTGACATAGCAAAACAAAAAAAGTTATTTGTAATTAACCTAAAGTTAATAGCGTTTTCGATACCCGGCGTGTATTTGCCTCCTCCGGCGTCTGAGAGGTCGCCGCCGACGCCGGAGGGAGCGGTAGAGCCATGACCAGGGGAAACCACCGATGATTCTGAACATGAACCAGCTGCGGGCCTTCTACACGGCAGCCAAGCTGAACAGCATCACCCGGGCCGCGGAGGCCTTGATGGTCACGCCCCCCGCCATCTCGAAGCAGGTCCGGCAGCTCGAAGAGGCCATCGGGATGAAACTCCTCTACCGCAGCGGCAACACCATCGAGCTGACGGACGTCGGCCGGGACGTTTACCGGGAGAGCGAGGCGGTTTTCGAGAAGATAACGGATATGGAGAACTACCTCGAAGACATCTCGATCGGGAAGCTTGGGGAGCTGCGGATCGGGTGCCCACAGACACCCGCCAAGTACATCATGCCCCGGCTGATCGCGCGGTTCAACGAGACCCACCCGGGCATCCGGATCATCGTGGACCAGGGCACGAACATGGAGATGGTTCGGAATCTCCTGACCAGCCGGAACGAACTCGCGCTCATCCGCAACCGTCCGGACGACCGGCGGCTGAAGATGAAGGTGCTGCGGGACGAAGAGGTCCTGCTCCTCGCCGCTCCGCACAGCCGCCACCTTCCCGGACGCGAGATCTCCGTCACGCTCCTCGACCGGCTCCCCCTCATCCTGCCGAAAGAGGGTTCCGCCGTGAGGGACGTGACCCTCGAATACCTTCAACGCTACAAGATCTCGCCGAACGTCGTCATGGAGTCGGGCAGCATCGGCCTCGTAAAGGAGTTGATCCGCCAGGACACGGGGCTGTGCTTCCTCGAGCGCTATGCGGTCGCCGAAGACCTCGCCTCGGAACGGTTGACCGCCGTCACCGTCCTCGAGGGCTCCCCCAAGATCCAGTTCGGCATCGGGTATTTCCACAAAAAGCACCTGTCCCCTGCCGCATGGGCCTTTTTGCGGCTCCTCGACAAGCTCGACGACATCGTCCCGGCTCTTTCCTCCTGAAAGAGCCGCCTCGTGGGTGATCGAAATCACTCACGGCAGACGCCCCATTCTCCATGCATATCCCGAGGGGCTTCGGGGCTAAAGAATGTGTTCACATCTCTAAAACAAAAAACATCCTCCCAGGTTTATGGTGGAAATTTTACCATCGTATGGTAAAATATCCACCATGTTTACGCGAAACATCACCACAAAAATCCTGGAAGCCCTCTCCGATACGCCTGTCGTTTTCCTGCGCGGAGCGCGTCAAGCTGGAAAGAGCACACTCGTCAAACGCCTTGCCGAAGGCCCCCGCCCTGCGCGCTACGTAACGCTCGACAACGCCGGGGTCTTCTCCGCCGCAAGCAGCGATCCGGTCGGGTTCATCGCCGGTCTGGACAAACCCGTCATCATCGACGAGGCCCAAAGAGTTCCTGATCTCTTTCGGGCCATAAAGGAAGATGTGGACCGCGAACGCGTTCCCGGCCGCTATCTGCTGACCGGTTCCGCTGACGTCTTGACCCTGCCGCAGGCGGCCGACTCACTGGTCGGCAGGATGGAGGTCCTGACCCTTTGGCCGCTGTCCACAGGAGAACTGAAGAATCGTGGTCCATCCAGCAGCGTAACGGCCTTTTTCCAGGGCGACCTTTTTACCTCTCTCATCCCGGATCCCCATTTCGATTTGGCGGCTATTCTGGTTTGCGGCGGTTTCCCCGAGCCCGTGCAGAGGACCGCTCCCCATCGTCGAAGGGCCTGGTTCGAATCCTATATCACCACGATCCTGGATCGAGACATCCGGGATCTGTCCCAGATTCAGGACCTCGCGGTCGTCCCGAAGCTCATCCGGTTCCTTGCCGGACGAACGGCCTCCTTGCACAATCAGTCCGAGGTATCACGAAGCTGCGGAATTCCGAACGCCACTCTATCACGCTACCTGGCTTTGCTCGAGATGACCTTTTTAGTTCACTTCCTCCCTGCGTGGTCCCACAACCTCGGAAAACGTCTCGTCAAGACCCCCAAGATTTTCATGGTGGACAGCGGTCTTTTGTGCCATTTACTCGGTATGGACGAAGACAGGCTCCGGCGGGGAAACGAAGCAGTTGGCAGGATCTTCGAAAACTTTGTTGTCCTGGAACTGCTCAAACAGACATCCTGGGCCGGGGAGGCCCTGCGGCTCTACCATTTCCGCTCCCACGCCGGGCAGGAAGTGGATGTCGTCATCGAAAACGGCAGGGGAGAGGTTGTAGGTGTAGAGATCAAACTTTCTGCAACCCCCTCGCCAAAGGATTTTTCGGGGCTCAAGATGCTGCGCGAACTCCTCGGACCCAAATTTATCCGCGGCCTCCTGATCTACACAGGGAAGGAGATTGTGCCGTTCGGGAAAGACTTGCACGCCATCCCCGTCTCGGTCCTGTGAGGACTGATCGGTCTGGTTTTTCCGTCAGCGTCCTCGAGGGCTCACCCAAAATCCAGTTCGGCATCGGGTGCTCCCTCAAGAAGCACCTGTTCCCTGTCGCATGGGCCTTTTTGCGGCTCCTCGATAAGCTCGCCGACATCGTTCCGGCTGTTTCCTCCTGGAAAATCCACCTCGTGGCTGATCGAGACCACTCACGGCAGACGCCCCATTCTCAAGAGGCATCCCCGGGGCTTTCCGCGCTGCTGATTTCTCCCATGCTCCGTTTCGGGCCGGACACACCTGCGCACAATCGGAGCAAGGCCAACGGGACCGGCTCGGTCGGTACGCCGAGAATATGCCCGAGCTGCCTCGATTGAGTCAATATCCTCGCGTGGCTGTACTTGGTGATCTGTTTGAGGTCCTTGGGACGCACCTGTCCGGTCCACTTCACTTCCACGGGCCAAAAACGATGTTGTGCAATATAGGCCAGATCGACCTCGCCCTCGGCCTTGATGTAAAAGACCGGATAGTACACGCGATAGTGGGTGACCACCGTCGCTTCCACCAGCTTCCCGGCCCACGCCGGATCGGAGAGCAAAGGTCTTACCTGCTCGCCATAAGGGTCGGCAGAAGGGTTCAGCCAGGACCTCACTGCATGGAAAATGAATGGATCGGTAAACATGAGCTTTCGGGCCTTTTTAGGAGCGGCCGTCAGCTTGTCCTCGAGGAGCGCGGGTTGAATGAAAGCCGCGTCCATGGCTGCCAGCAGTTCAACATAATCGCTGACCGTCCCGGGATGGTCGATGGAAAGGTCCTGAGCAAGGGCATTCCAAGTCGTCTGACTGCCATAGCGCTTCACGATGGCGCCCAGGATTTCGCGCAGGTAAAGATCGTTTTTTCCTCTCTTGAGGACATCCCCTCTGATCCAGTCGCTGTAGGTGGAAAAAGTCGCGGGCAGGATGCGGCTGTGCTTAGCGATATCATTTATGGCCGTCAGGAAGCCGCCATGGGCCAGATAATCACCGAATTCCTGGTACAACCCCTCGATGATCGCAGTAGGCGGCACCGCACCGGTGCCGGCACTGACAAGGCTTTCCAGTTCATCGCGGGTGAATCGCCCCTTGAGGCGGACCGTTTCCAGCAGGTTGAGCGGGTAAAGATGGAAATCCACCGTGGCCGACTCCCCCCTTCGGCCCGGGAAACGCATCCGCGCCTCCTTGATGATCGTCAGATCGGAACCGGTCAAAAATAATTCGACCTTCTGGAGCATTCCCGCGTCGGCCAGGTATTTTACGCCCTTGTCCCAATCCCGCACATAGGTGATCTCGTCCAGTATGAGATAGGCCATATCGTCGCCGGGCATGGTCTCGAGAGTATCCCCCACCAGCCGTACAAGGGCATGATGGTCATCGATCAACTCACCGGTGAAGTAAACGATTCTGTTCGGCGCCACGCCACTCTGCATGAGGAGGGCCATCCACTGCTTCATCAGGGTGGTTTTTCCGATTTGACGGCCACCGCCGATGGTGTAGACGCCGGGCGTATTAGACGGCAGTTCCTCGAGGAGATGCGAGCGGTGGACGAACGCCTGCCGGCTTAACTGCCGGAGATGGGGATCCCGGGCCTCGAAGGTTTCAGGGTCCTCGAGGTGCGTGTTGTGAGGTGCAAAGCGGATATCCATACAGGGCTTCCTGAACGATTATTTTTATTCAATGCCCAATGACTAAATTTATTCAATGCATTTTTGCCAGAAGGGTGGAGGGTTGTCAAGCTGAGACGGGATATACGGACCCGCCCTCTGAAGTTCACATGGGTTGTCCTTTTCCAAGGCGGCGGGCGCCTCGGGCCGCCCATTTCGGCCGTTTCTCCACCGGCTATGTTTGTCCATTTTTTGACCAGCGTGAATGAAAAAGACCTTTTCCAGATGGAAACCAAATAATTGATTGACCCTCCGCCCCCGCTGAGATACATTCTAATTTGCCATAAAATGGACTTTGGTTTCACATTGCGAAACATGGCGTCCATAACCGGACGCTCCCCGATCCCACCCAGACATAAGAGGAATCCCCCATGGCATCGCTCGAAAGACTGTTCCGCCCGCGCTCCATCGCCGTTGTCGGGGCGTCGAACGACCCCTACAAGGCCGGCTACCAGATGGTCTACGCCCTCAGGAACTTCCCCGGGGCGCTCTACCCCATCAATCCCAAGCTCGATGAAACCCAGGGGTTTCGCGTCTATCCCGATTTCAAGTCGATCGGGAAACCGGTGGATCTGGTGATCCTGACCATCCCCGCCAAGGGGAGCGCCGCGGCCCTGCGGGAGGCCGGGGAGGCGGGTGCAGGCGCAGCGATGATCATCAGCGGCGGGTTCGCGGAATCGGGCGCACCCGGCAAGGCGGCGCAGGAAGAGCTTCTTTCGGTCTGCCGGACCTACGGCATCCGGCTGCTCGGTCCCAACGTAGCCGGCTTCGCCAACCCGCGCGCCGGCGTCCCGGCCAATTTTACGCCCTGGATCAGCGAGATGCGGCCCGGGGATGTAGGGGTCGTCTCGCAGAGCGGGGCCATGAACCTCATCCTCTGCTCCGTCGTCCACGCCCAGGGGCTCGGCATCAGCGTTGCGACCGGGATCGGCAACGGCCCCGACGTCTCGGCTGCCGACGTGGTCGACTACCTGGCCGACGACCCCGACACCCGCGTCATCGCCATGGCGCTCGAAGGAGTGAGCAACGGCCGGCGGCTCTTCGAGGCCGTCTCCCGCGCCACCGCGAAAAAACCCGTCGTGGCCTTTGCCGTCGGCCGGGCGGACATCGGTGAGTTCGCCGCCTCCCACACCGGCAACCTGATCGGCTCCTACGCCCTCAAGTGCACGGCGCTCCGCCAGGCCGGCGCCGTGGTGGCGGATTCGAGCAACGACCTGATCGACGCCGCCAACCTGCTTTCCAAGGTGCGGCTGGCCCCCAAGGCCGACCCCGGCGTGGGGCTCCTGAGCGGGCAGGCCGGGCCGGCCATGATCATCGCCGACGAACTCCGGAGCCATTCCGTGAACCTCCCCCGGCTAACGCCCGAAACCGTGCAAAAGATCGCGGGCCTGATCCCCCCGATGACCTTCATCCAGAACCCGGTCGACACCGGGCGGCCGAGCCCCACCTTCGAGGGCGTGCTCAAGGCCATGTCGGACGACCCCTCCGTCGACCTCCTCGTCGTTTTCGCGATCCACGAGCCCGCCGTCATCGACCCGGTGGCCCTCTTCAAGGCGACGAAGGACGCCCTCCCCCAGCCGGTGATCTTCGGCACGGCGGGCTTCCCGGAAGACCTGGCCCCGACGCTCCATGACCTGAAGGCCCTCGGCATCCCCGCCTTCGTCTCCCCGGACCGAACCGCGCGGGCCGTCCGGGCGCTCGTCGAGGATGCCAGGCGCGCCCATCGCCGGCGAACCCTCGATGCCCCACCGGACATTCCATCGGCGGCCCCCTTCGGCGACGCCCCGGACGAGGCCGAGATCAAGGCCGCGCTGGACCGGATCGGCATACCGACCCCGCACCGCGCGGTCTGCAAGACCCGGGACGAGGCCCGGACCGCCTTTGCCGGTCTGCAGAAACCCTGCGTCGTCAAGGTCCTCTCCCCATCCATCCTCCACAAGACCGAGGTGGGGGGCGTCCATCTCGACATTCGCACCGACGACCAGCTCTGCGCAGCCCTCGACCGGATCGACCGCATCGAGGCCGCTGGTGAAAAGCGGTACCTGATCGAGGAAATGGCCCCGGCAGGCCCCGAACTCATCATCGGCGGCACCCGCGACGCGAGCTTCGGCCCCACGGTCCTCCTGGGCCTCGGCGGAACGGCGGCGGAGGCCCTGGGCGATGCCGCCATGCGCCTGGCCCCCATACCAGCGGCGGAGGCCCTCGACATGCTCGGCGACCTGAAGGGCCGCGCCCTCCTCGACCGCTGGCGCGGCGGCCCCCGGTACGACCAGCAGGCCGTGGCCGATGCCGCAGCCAAGATCTCGCAGTTCCTCGTTCAGCACCCCGAGATCAAGGAGCTCGACCTCAATCCGGTCCGGGTCATGGAGCACGGGCTGCTGGTCCTGGACGCCGCGTTGGTCATAGAAAGGTGATCCCCAAAACCTTGTCTTTGCCGGCCGGTTCAGCTATCATTTCACAATGCGGACACTGCAAGCCATAGGATTCGACCTGTTCAACACGCTGATCACGGTCGAGGCGAACGCCCTCCAGATCGCCGTCGGGCGTTTGGTCGGGAGCCTGACCGAGAACGGGTTCCCGATAGACGAAACGAGATTCAACAAGGCCCACCGCGAAGCGGCCATCCGCTTCATCGCCGAAACCCGTGTGACCGGGCGCGAAACGCACAACCGCTTCTGGATCAGCGCCGCCCTCCAGGCGGTGGGGTTCGAGGTCGATCCGGACGACCCCCGCATCGCACAGGCGATCAACGCCTATTTCTCGGCCTTTCACGAATCGGCCCGTCTGATCCCCGGCACGGCCGAGATGCTCTCCGAACTCCGCCGCCGATACCGTCTGGGGCTTCTTTCCAACTTCACCCACGGGCCGGCCGCCTGGAAGATCCTCGATTCCCTCGGCCTGACCGAGCACTTCGACACCATCCTCATATCCGGGGAACTGGGCTACCGCAAACCGCATCCGCTCGTCTTCGAACGGCTGATGGAGGAGCTCGGGGTGGAGGCCCAGGACCTGATCTACATCGGCGACGACCCCGAGCCTGATATCGAAGGGCCTTGCCAGGTCGGCATCCAGCCGATCTGGACCACCTACGTCTGGGACCGCAACATCCCCTTCGCCCCGGGGATAGCCACCATCAAAAACTACCAGCCCAAGCGCGAGGTGCCCCGCATCTCCGAGTGGAAAGACCTTCTGAGCCTACTCGAAAGCAACGGCACCCCCGAGTCCTGTCCGCCGCCGGAAAGCGAATAGCCCGCTCGGAGTTGCCATCGCCCCCCGGAAAATCACCCATCGTCCCGGCTTGGAGGGCAAGGATAACCACCTGACACCGCTGCATCAACGCACCCATCGCAAAGGTTCACCTTCCGCTTGGCGGCGGATACGCTGGTGTAAATGGCGACGGATTTATTCTTTATCGTGGATCGTTCTTAAAAAAGTGGCCGGATCCATAATCCGGATCCCTGAGTAGGCTTTAAGATCGGTAAGGTGATGATCCCCGCTGACAATAAAATCCGCGTGACCCTCCACCGCGCATTCCAGATAAATGTTGTCCGAGGGGTCGTCTGTTATGACATCTAGACGCTTGGCAGGCTCAACTATTTGAGAAATCGACGCAATATATTTCAAAAAAGCATCGATAGCCTCTGGTTGTAGCTGGTGGATTTTTTTAATCTTCGGATAGTGCAGCACGGCTTGAATTTCCGAAAGGATGTCAGGAGACAGGACAAGCTCTATCTCCCCTCCCCTAACCATATCAAGCAGCCGACCAGGATTGCTTTTCCCTTTGATAATCGCGCTGATAAAGACGTTGGTATCGAAGACGACTTTATGCATCGGCGCTGGCTTTACGCTTTTTGGCCGTGGCTGCTTTTGCGGCTCTAACCGCATCTGCGATGGCTGCATCAACTTCTTCCGGGTCAGCCCCTTTCATTTTTTCCCGGATTTGCGCCACTCCGTTCATAAACTTTTCCATAGCCTCGTCCTTGTCAAGCACGACCTTTGGTTTGACAAAAAAGCCGAACCCGGAGCGTTCGATTTCCAGCAAATCCCCGTCCTTGATTTTCAAAGAGTTTCGGAACTCTTTAGGGATGGTGATTTGTCCGTTTCGGATGACTTTTACCAGCGGCATGGCTTCCTTCTCCTGGATATTGAGACGATTTTTCATCAGCATATATTTTACATATTGCGTAATTATGTAATAATCTTAGCAGTTGCAAAAGAATTGTCAAGGCCAGCGTCTGGTGCATTGAGCCTTTTCCAGCAAGTCACGGATGCCGATGGGCCGGAGGAAATAGAGGTCCTCATAACGCTGAAAGGTGAGCGGGTTGGCCATCAACCGCCCCTGAATCCCCGAACCTGCTTGCATCATGGCGTTTCGGCAGCCGGCCGGGGCCGAATCACGTCCTCCGTCTTCCGAGGAGGAATCGCACGCCTACGAGCAGCATCAAAGACCCCAAGGTTGCGACTCCTCCCCAGGACAACGCCGGAACCTTCAGGGACTCTTCGAAAGGCGCCGGAACAAGGATCCAGCCGTCCCCTCCTGAATCCCATCCGTCGCCCCAACTTGACGGGTCCGGTGAACCCAGCGCATCGCCCCCGGGAACGTGCTCTCCCATCCCCCAACCCGCACCCGGCTCGCCGTAATCACTCATGAATGGAGGACCCCCACCGCCTTCCGGAAGCCAGAGGATCCAGCCCCCGCGGCTGATCGCCATCCGACCGAGGGCCCCATGGTATTCGAGCCGGATGAGGTATTCGGCGCCAGGCGCCAGCCACGAGTTCCGGTCCGCCGGGTCGTCCGCCTCGAGGAAAAGCGATCCCTTTTCCGGATCGATCCGCCATCCCCAACCGGACAGGGCAGCCGGCAGTTGGACCGAGTAGTGCCGGGGATCGAGATCTCTGAAACCGGTCAATTCGATCTGGGAGCATCCATAGGTGGCGGCCGGGTAGGCTGGATCCAGGGCGATGCAGCGCCCGTTGGGGATGAGGAGATATTCGATGCTGCAACCGTCCGGGAGGAGTCTGCTCGCCATCACGGCGCTGCTCCGGCCGTGCGCGATGACGAAGA harbors:
- a CDS encoding putative GTP-binding protein (Evidence 3 : Putative function from multiple computational evidences); the protein is MNRYIQRSLEEALRRAVDQFPAVVLTGPRQSGKTTTLKHLFGAEYGYVSVEPPDIRASAEEDPRGFLELHPPPVIFDEIQYAPSLLPYIKERIDSRREKPGQYLLTGSQNLLLVQNVSESLAGRAAVLRLLPLAAREAFGRPFAPLPWETEGVQANPISLSYQSFWEAALRGAYPELVANPERDIGLWHSSYVQTYLERDVRSLRQVGDLTQFQSFLRALAARSAQLLGLTDLARDLGVAVNTVKAWLSVLEATYQIIILRPYFANVGKRLVKTPKVYFTDLGLLCHLTGISDARHASAGPMAGPIMETAVLTEIYKTITHRGLDPQIYFWRTSSGSEVDIVVEHAGKIVPIEVKLTATPRPASATAIRTLQNDLEDKAMPGYVIHPGDVTLPLAPNVTAIPFCAL
- a CDS encoding hypothetical protein (Evidence 5 : Unknown function); translated protein: MGFGLLALSSLTEYESLKGSAQTYSAQKGMAVTFGARGRVTSPGWIT
- a CDS encoding hypothetical protein (Evidence 5 : Unknown function), giving the protein MERKAHPDQARPRRGQEGRIALVGVGILRDPHPSSFPLKARFRSPGPGARYLVSERVGREIRTTSRTGRQTVTNGSPMLPAQLNHEVRQAVHDEIGGRAAPGVGPAAFPGGCEDGLEAESGVAADVGLEVVAHDGERGGCEAEVSKEDVVVKGAHLAALEDRFWVAAGVGEQGGHRAGTGKDQPVVVQDQPVVVQRAEEGAVPLHGGGGGLDGVEAHRQVLREDDGVDPGVCRYLETRCGQKALQPVRSHHEEPFGPVGLEDLGAGRQGRKDLVFGEGDARLPEAPGDLGRGADRVVGDEADGEAFAAEGGHEGARIGKGLQAAAVDQDPFHVQEHGSNRLHTHLLVFFMALILYRCGLRSGTGARLWVSVC
- a CDS encoding conserved hypothetical protein (Evidence 4 : Unknown function but conserved in other organisms), coding for MKPIRAMLLDMEGVLVHGSRLEPFPDAGAFMAALRSKGLPVRLVTNHTVRPPAEIARRLREAGIPLAEDEILSPLSTCPQILETNGAKRLFVMGTDGLKRFLAAAGFEISADPRVDAVVLAKDLSMGFNAIKTAATAVKRHGALLCALNDNRLILDDDGLVFPGPGAMAALFTHACGYPKPVLQCGKMSPLYNDILFRDLGLAPSSLAIVSDDLETDIRGYAGLGLQTILTTTGKCSRSDARGGPPPDLVVDSLTDLMIQLGW
- a CDS encoding Phenyl phosphate carboxylase, beta subunit → MKDVRDFIAACEKEGILKRIEAEVDWDLEMSHIAKLNEEKKGPALLFENVKGYSSPVLMSTCTTTERLAMIMGMNKDATLVDLMRHWVEKGKKGIPPKVVATGPCKENKMEGDQVDLFKFPVPKFYPRDGGRFFGTAHFVVTKDPDSDWVNLGTYRLQLLEKDKLGTQFIKGKHADIMLKKYQALGKPMPVAVVVGCDPLLFLMGAARVSAFQSEYDLAGSIRGESIEVVKCETNDLLVPATAEIVVEGEVDADAFYPEGPFGEYTGYYSGVGTDPRNFIQVKAVTHRTNPIFMSTTVGRAVTDSHMALALTYGATLWQQLSDMRIPGIQSVYCPPEAAGRFLAIISLKQMYPGHTDQVLTAAISTEMGAYGLKTVIAVDEDIDAWDIPRVLYALSFRFQPNRCQVIKRGRSTPLDPSLPIDQRDITGRLLLDATIPYDWKEKPIPIKLDPDVVKKVESRWSELGF
- a CDS encoding putative RuBisCO operon transcriptional regulator (Evidence 3 : Putative function from multiple computational evidences); the encoded protein is MILNMNQLRAFYTAAKLNSITRAAEALMVTPPAISKQVRQLEEAIGMKLLYRSGNTIELTDVGRDVYRESEAVFEKITDMENYLEDISIGKLGELRIGCPQTPAKYIMPRLIARFNETHPGIRIIVDQGTNMEMVRNLLTSRNELALIRNRPDDRRLKMKVLRDEEVLLLAAPHSRHLPGREISVTLLDRLPLILPKEGSAVRDVTLEYLQRYKISPNVVMESGSIGLVKELIRQDTGLCFLERYAVAEDLASERLTAVTVLEGSPKIQFGIGYFHKKHLSPAAWAFLRLLDKLDDIVPALSS